One Prunus dulcis chromosome 8, ALMONDv2, whole genome shotgun sequence DNA window includes the following coding sequences:
- the LOC117638869 gene encoding alcohol dehydrogenase 1-like produces HWHLWIVAAVAWEAGKPLSIEEVEVAPPQKEEVRLKILFTSLCHTDVYFWEAKGQHPLFPRIYGHEAGGIVESVGEGVTDLQPGDHVLPVFTGECKECRHCKSEESNMCDLLRINTDRGTMLSDGKSRFSKDGKPIYHFLGTSTFSEYTVCHVGSVAKINPAAPLEKVCVLSCGICTGFGATVNVAKPKKGSSVAIFGLGAVGLAAAEGARVSGAARIIGVDLNSNRFEEAKKFGVNEFVNPKDHNKPVQEVIAEMTDGGVDRRVECTGSVQAMISAFECVHDGWGVAVLVGVPNKDDAFKTHPVNFLNERTLKGTFYGNYKPRSDLPGVVEMYMNKELEVDKFITHSVPFAEINKAFDLMLSGQSIRCIIRMED; encoded by the exons CATTGGCATTTGTGGATTGTAGCCGCGGTGGCATGGGAAGCGGGGAAGCCACTATCAATTGAGGAAGTGGAGGTGGCACCACCACAGAAAGAAGAAGTCCGCTTGAAGATCCTCTTCACCTCTCTTTGCCACACTGATGTCTACTTCTGGGAAGCCAaa GGACAACACCCATTGTTCCCTCGCATTTACGGTCATGAAGCTGGAGG aattGTGGAAAGCGTAGGTGAGGGTGTGACTGATCTCCAACCAGGAGACCATGTCCTTCCTGTGTTCACGGGGGAGTGCAAGGAGTGCAGGCACTGTAAGTCAGAGGAAAGCAACATGTGTGATCTCCTGAGGATCAATACTGACAGGGGTACTATGCTCAGTGATGGCAAGTCCAGGTTCTCCAAGGATGGAAAGCCAATATATCACTTTCTTGGTACCTCTACCTTCAGTGAATACACTGTATGTCATGTTGGTTCTGTCGCCAAGATCAACCCTGCAGCCCCTCTTGAAAaagtttgtgttcttagttgtGGAATATGCACAG GTTTTGGTGCCACTGTGAATGttgcaaaacccaaaaagggCTCATCTGTTGCCATTTTTGGACTGGGTGCTGTTGGTCTTGCT GCTGCTGAAGGTGCAAGGGTTTCTGGGGCAGCAAGAATCATTGGAGTTGATTTGAATTCCAACCGATTTGAGGAAG CCAAGAAGTTTGGCGTGAATGAATTCGTGAATCCAAAAGATCATAACAAACCTGTGCAAGAG GTGATTGCTGAAATGACCGATGGTGGAGTGGATAGGAGGGTTGAATGCACTGGAAGCGTCCAGGCAATGATTTCTGCATTTGAATGTGTTCATGAT GGTTGGGGCGTTGCTGTACTCGTTGGTGTGCCTAATAAAGATGATGCATTCAAAACCCATCCAgtgaatttcttgaatgagAGGACTCTTAAGGGCACCTTCTATGGTAACTACAAACCCCGATCCGATCTGCCCGGTGTTGTGGAGATGTACATGAATAAG GAGCTGGAAGTGGATAAATTTATCACTCACTCGGTCCCTTTCGCTGAGATCAACAAGGCATTTGACTTGATGCTTTCAGGACAGTCCATCAGGTGCATCATTCGCATGGAGGATTAG